A single Uloborus diversus isolate 005 chromosome 7, Udiv.v.3.1, whole genome shotgun sequence DNA region contains:
- the LOC129225882 gene encoding transcription termination factor 4, mitochondrial-like → MSIQKVMAINVARHKRLSCALSKVMSSFNANYSVAQEKNSTQLTGDASRTVNRFEKNLTILHDFGFKAGQVNRISASSQNVLNLREKDLMTNLKGWLAFGMSDKLFTTLTSHPELITLSPSFVDKRYDELMTVFAKKDIHKLLITCPQVFLDDFSTVQEKVSYIVHSMGVEQKSIVKAEALQFDFQHIRCRHLFLFLAGHYRLMKKKFNPKNPPLNKVFSRNMDTFLKLSGLSFEEYAAFCECFDEIEAMQIYEDADDDSIDEDDADDE, encoded by the coding sequence ATGAGCATACAAAAAGTTATGGCCATTAATGTGGCTCGGCATAAGCGCCTTTCTTGCGCTTTATCAAAGGTAATGTCATCATTCAATGCAAATTACAGTGTGGCGCAAGAAAAAAACTCTACTCAATTAACTGGAGATGCCTCGAGGACTGTTAATAGATTCGAAAAGAACCTTACAATTTTGCACGACTTTGGATTTAAAGCGGGTCAAGTGAATCGCATCTCTGCTTCATCTCAAAATGTGCTAAATCTTAGAGAGAAAGATCTAATGACGAATTTAAAAGGATGGCTTGCATTCGGAATGTCTGATAAACTCTTTACAACTTTAACTAGTCACCCAGAACTGATCACACTAAGTCCGAGTTTTGTGGACAAGCGTTACGATGAGCTGATGACAGTGTTTGCGAAAAAGGACATTCACAAGCTGTTGATAACTTGTCCTCAAGTGTTTCTAGACGATTTTTCAACCGTGCAAGAGAAGGTGAGTTATATCGTTCACTCAATGGGTGTAGAGCAGAAAAGTATAGTGAAAGCAGAAGCTTTGCAGTTTGACTTTCAACATATCCGCTGCAGGCATCTGTTTCTGTTCCTCGCTGGCCATTATAGGCTCATGAAGAAGAAATTCAACCCGAAGAACCCacctttaaataaagtttttagcAGAAACATGGACACTTTTCTGAAGCTGTCTGGACTGAGTTTTGAGGAATATGCGGCTTTTTGTGAATGCTTCGATGAAATTGAGGCGATGCAAATTTATGAGGATGCCGATGATGATAGTATTGATGAGGATGATGCTGATGATGAATGA
- the LOC129226305 gene encoding zinc finger protein 585B-like encodes MHKAKRPYRRHSAKVDDAESSPVCDEQETIETFTCEECGVLFTSELDLKKHGSIHKAKRPYKRHSVKVEVAESSLVCGECGKSFTDAKIFQKHSLSHKKHPCTDCSKSFATITGLQKHKNGKCKSTASAAEKVEGAVKSEKGAEENEAEDKKHVCGICGKSFSRKSSLEGHVIVHLTEEENESEIDDEFKDHDYVQGVQEKEKIDPEPPRLPKLKIRTKFRCNNCEEVFTTDEDLKKHDEQTHKSKVGIKVEEDHLIVKVKQEPEEKKYDCSFCSESFLSRKKLEGHYVDAHDAKNVKRKYTPSRRPAEKDATFLCQICDKVFGRKSRLKKHLLFHENKLEEDVSSDGMESNRKRKSKAKNYPCETCGRRFAGRICLEKHMLKHSESKNEDAPSSSNGETPTPKRRKNVKELICEFCKEDFTGRKNAFIKHRNLHTPEVCGICDERFVDRQALREHCKSHIGTEEARVFLECSQKAFNAKNGIVPPEPKVEYIYLVLR; translated from the coding sequence ATGCATAAAGCAAAGCGACCTTATAGAAGACATAGTGCTAAAGTTGATGATGCTGAATCCTCTCCTGTTTGTGATGAACAAGAAACGATTGAAACGTTCACTTGCGAAGAATGTGGCGTACTCTTTACTTCAGAGCTGGACCTCAAAAAACATGGTTCGATTCACAAAGCTAAGCGACCCTATAAGAGACATAGCGTAAAAGTCGAGGTCGCCGAATCCTCTCTCGTTTGTGGCGAATGTGGTAAAAGTTTTACCGATGCGaagattttccaaaaacattcttTGTCGCATAAGAAGCATCCTTGTACCGATTGTTCTAAAAGTTTTGCTACTATTACAGGATTGCAGAAGCATAAGAATGGCAAATGTAAATCCACTGCCTCAGCTGCAGAAAAAGTAGAGGGGGCTGTAAAAAGCGAAAAAGGGGCGGAGGAAAATGAAGCCGAGGATAAGAAGCACGTTTGTGGCATATGTGGCAAAAGTTTTTCGAGGAAGAGCAGTTTGGAAGGCCATGTGATTGTTCACTTGACTGAAGAGGAAAATGAGAGCGAAATTGACGACGAGTTCAAGGACCACGATTATGTCCAAGGGGTGCAGGAGAAAGAGAAGATCGATCCGGAGCCCCCACGCCTGCCGAAACTCAAAATCAGAACAAAGTTTCGCTGTAACAACTGCGAGGAAGTTTTTACGACCGATGAAGACCTCAAAAAGCATGATGAGCAAACTCACAAAAGTAAGGTTGGCATCAAAGTGGAAGAAGATCATCTTATCGTCAAGGTGAAGCAGGAACCGGAAGAAAAGAAATACGACTGCAGTTTTTGTAGTGAAAGTTTTTTGTCGAGGAAAAAGCTTGAGGGTCACTACGTAGACGCTCACGATGCGAAAAATGTGAAGAGAAAATACACCCCTTCTCGTCGCCCTGCCGAGAAAGATGCTACTTTTCTTTGCCAGATATGCGACAAGGTCTTCGGGCGTAAGAGTCGCCTGAAGAAACACCTGCTGTTCCACGAGAATAAGCTCGAAGAAGATGTCAGTTCCGACGGAATGGAGAGCAACAGAAAACGGAAGAGTAAGGCCAAGAACTACCCTTGCGAAACCTGCGGAAGGCGTTTTGCCGGAAGGATCTGTCTGGAGAAACATATGCTGAAGCACTCGGAGTCCAAGAACGAGGATGCTCCGTCCTCTTCGAACGGAGAAACTCCGACTCCGAAACGGCGGAAGAACGTGAAAGAGTTGATATGCGAGTTTTGTAAGGAAGACTTCACCGGCCGGAAGAACGCTTTCATCAAACACCGGAACCTTCACACTCCGGAGGTGTGTGGGATCTGTGACGAAAGATTCGTGGACAGGCAGGCTCTGAGAGAACACTGTAAATCGCATATCGGTACGGAGGAGGCTCGTGTTTTCTTGGAATGCAGCCAAAAAGCATTTAACGCTAAAAATGGTATCGTACCGCCAGAACCGAAAGTGGAGTACATATACTTAGTTCTTCGTTGA